Proteins encoded in a region of the Eulemur rufifrons isolate Redbay chromosome 15, OSU_ERuf_1, whole genome shotgun sequence genome:
- the LOC138395980 gene encoding amine sulfotransferase-like, with translation MEDLETNLVKFKGFYFLRAFQTYLSKNLDDFEIRDDDVLVVTYPKSGTVWAQQILSLIYFEEHRKRTENLETIHRVPFLEYSSRYTDCGKRPSPRLFVSHLPYYLVPRGLKDKKAKIIYIYRNPKDVMCSYFHFLNTFSVHKSADTIEAFMKQFLEGKVVGNLWFDHIRGWYEHRNYFNIQFMMYEEMKKDLRSSVLKLCKFLGEDLSEEAVDAVVRQATFQNMKDDQLANFENALYRGFGPKLQEGHFLRKGTIGDWKNHMTVQQNERFDKIFQEQMKDFPLQFIWDVNETQN, from the exons ATGGaagatttagaaacaaatttagtgaaatttaaaggattttattttcttcgtgCATTTCAAACTTACTTATCAAAAAATTTAGATGATTTTGAAATTAGAGATGATGATGTCTTGGTAGTCACATACCCCAAATCTG gaACAGTCTGGGCTCAGCAGATATTAAGCttgatttattttgaagaacatcgcaaaagaacagaaaatctgGAAACAATTCATCGTGTCCCCTTTCTTGAGTACTCCTCTAGATATACAGATTGTGGCAAAAGACCATCTCCTCGTCTCTTCGTTTCCCACCTCCCATACTACTTGGTTCCAAGAGGACTGAAGGACAAAAAAGCCAAA attatatacatatacagaaacCCTAAGGATGTTATGtgctcatattttcattttttaaacacgTTTTCAGTACATAAATCTGCGGACACCATTGAGGCATTTATGAAACAATTTTTGGAAGGGAAAG TGGTAGGAAATCTTTGGTTTGACCATATCAGAGGTTGGTATGAGCACAGAAACTACTTCAATATTCAGTTCATGATGTACGAGGAGATGAAGAAG GATCTCAGAAGTTCTGTGTTAAAACTCTGCAAATTTCTGGGTGAAGACCTGAGTGAGGAGGCTGTGGATGCCGTGGTGAGACAGGCCACATTTCAGAACATGAAGGATGATCAGCTAGCAAACTTTGAAAATGCACTCTACAGGGGCTTTGGGCCAAAACTACAAGAAGGCCATTTCCTTCGCAAAG GTACCATAGGAGACTGGAAAAATCACATGACTGTCCAGCAGAATGAAAGATTTGACAAGATTTTCCAAGAACAGATGAAAGATTTTCCATTGCAGTTCATCTGGGATGTAAATGAAACCCAGAACTAA
- the LOC138395108 gene encoding transmembrane protein 230-like, which produces MVPTRPSVATGIPVSKAKYLKISSTDDRHVKLQKKTLTFKKSPPKIPYKAIACATVQFLIGSFLVITGCLLLAGYISEVGAHRAVPVLVIGMLVFLPGSYHLFIAYGAYRGCQGYSYDDLPDCDN; this is translated from the exons ATGGTGCCCACTCGTCCCAGCGTGGCCACTGGGATCCCCGTTAGCAAAGCGAAATACTTGAAGATCTCCAGCACTGACGACAGACACGTTAAGCTTCAGAAGAAAACTTTAACT tttaagaaaaGCCCTCCTAAGATTCCTTATAAGGCCATCGCCTGCGCCACCGTGCAGTTTTTGATCGGCTCCTTTCTGGTTATCACGGGCTGCCTTCTGCTGGCAGGCTACATCAGCGAAGTGGGGGCCCACCGGGCGGTTCCCGTCCTGGTCATTGGCATGCTGGTGTTCCTGCCTGGCTCTTACCACCTATTCATCGCCTATGGAGCATACAGAGGCTGCCAGGGCTACTCCTACGATGACCTTCCGGACTGTGATAATTAG